A region from the Triticum aestivum cultivar Chinese Spring chromosome 3D, IWGSC CS RefSeq v2.1, whole genome shotgun sequence genome encodes:
- the LOC123078628 gene encoding glycerol-3-phosphate acyltransferase 1 encodes MVFHAILPKIAVHWLINLYRAARKLRSNAFQYCRDSTSSTKPSTEAISSSERTMPSAADRTVVCDFHGGLLRSTGIFPYFMLVAFEGGSLLRALVLLCFFPLVWILGERSDAGVRVMTFVTFVGLRPRDTDLVARAILPKFYMERLHAQVYDHLWLPAKRKVALTSTPRVMAECFLKEYMAANVVAGCELQMVEVGRVWYFTGLLCGTGPGPGLRQKTLREAFEADGNMADVGVVRGSNPLDQLCAPYCKELYVVSWESAKTARLPRERYPKPLIFHDGRLAFLPTAPAMLAFFLFLPLGFILSVIRISIGIVLPYNISFAASALAGVCFRTSGRRVQEAGAKRRGVLFVCTHRTLVDPIMLTAALQKPVPAVTYSLSRLSEIIAPIKTVRLTRDRDHDAAMMSRLLEQGDLAVCPEGTTCREPYLLRFSPLFAELADDMEPVALDAQVTSLYGTTASGHKWLDPLAFFANPVPAYRVEFLGPVPRDQTRAGGRTSAEVANWVQRRLGEALGFECTGLSRRDKYIMLAGNDGVVRK; translated from the exons ATGGTCTTCCACGCCATTCTCCCCAAGATAGCCGTCCACTGGCTCATCAACTTGTACCGCGCGGCCAGGAAGCTCCGCAGCAATGCCTTCCAGTACTGTCGTGACTCCACCAGCAGCACCAAGCCATCCACCGAAGCCATCTCCAGCTCCGAGCGCACCATGCCGTCCGCTGCTGATAGGACGGTGGTGTGCGACTTCCACGGCGGGCTCCTGAGGTCCACCGGCATCTTCCCCTACTTCATGCTCGTCGCCTTCGAGGGCGGCAGCCTGCTCCGGGCGCTGGTGCTGCTCTGCTTCTTCCCCCTTGTATGGATACTCGGCGAGCGCTCCGACGCCGGCGTCCGGGTCATGACGTTCGTCACCTTCGTCGGGCTCAGGCCACGGGACACTGACCTCGTGGCCCGCGCCATCCTGCCAAAGTTCTACATGGAGAGGCTCCACGCGCAGGTGTACGACCACCTGTGGCTGCCGGCGAAGAGGAAGGTGGCGTTGACGAGCACTCCGAGGGTAATGGCGGAGTGCTTCCTCAAAGAGTACATGGCCGCCAACGTGGTTGCCGGGTGCGAACTCCAGATGGTTGAGGTAGGGCGCGTGTGGTACTTCACCGGGCTGCTGTGCGGGACAGGGCCAGGCCCGGGCTTGAGGCAGAAGACGCTGAGGGAGGCGTTCGAAGCGGACGGCAACATGGCCGACGTTGGCGTCGTCCGGGGCTCCAACCCACTCGACCAACTCTGTGCCCCCTACTGCAAG GAGCTTTACGTCGTCAGCTGGGAGAGTGCCAAGACCGCCCGTCTGCCGCGCGAGAGGTACCCGAAGCCGCTCATCTTCCACGACGGACGTCTCGCCTTTCTGCCCACCGCCCCCGCCATGCTCGCCTTCTTCCTATTTTTGCCGCTCGGTTTTATACTCTCCGTCATCCGCATCTCCATTGGCATCGTCCTGCCATACAACATCAGCTTTGCAGCCAGCGCGTTGGCTGGAGTCTGCTTCCGCACCTCCGGCCGCCGCGTCCAGGAGGCCGGCGCCAAGCGCAGGGGCGTCCTGTTTGTGTGCACGCACCGGACACTGGTGGACCCGATCATGCTAACCGCCGCGCTGCAGAAGCCCGTGCCAGCCGTGACGTACAGCCTCAGCCGGCTCTCCGAGATCATCGCCCCCATCAAGACCGTGCGGCTGACGCGCGACCGCGACCACGACGCCGCCATGATGTCGCGGCTGCTGGAGCAGGGAGACCTCGCGGTCTGCCCCGAGGGCACCACCTGCCGCGAGCCCTACCTGCTGCGGTTCAGCCCGCTGTTCGCCGAGCTGGCCGACGACATGGAGCCCGTGGCGCTGGACGCGCAGGTGACGTCGCTGTATGGCACGACGGCCAGCGGCCACAAGTGGCTCGACCCCTTGGCGTTCTTCGCCAACCCGGTGCCTGCGTACCGGGTGGAGTTCCTGGGCCCCGTGCCACGGGATCAGACGCGCGCAGGGGGGAGGACCAGCGCCGAGGTAGCCAACTGGGTCCAGCGGCGGCTCGGCGAGGCGCTTGGGTTCGAATGCACCGGGCTTAGTCGCCGTGACAAGTACATCATGCTCGCCGGGAACGACGGTGTGGTCCGCAAGTAG